In the Wyeomyia smithii strain HCP4-BCI-WySm-NY-G18 chromosome 2, ASM2978416v1, whole genome shotgun sequence genome, one interval contains:
- the LOC129724581 gene encoding ubiquitin-conjugating enzyme E2 C, with protein sequence MAQNINPERAASSNPSKQSDETLINNNNHAVSKRLQKELMALMMSSEKTISAFPEGENFFKWIGTICGPEGTVYKGQKYKLLLEFPNSYPYSAPNVKFLTPCFHPNVDLSGSICLDILKDKWSALYDVRTILLSIQSLLGEPNNDSPLNSQASQMWPNQAEYKKYLDDFYEKHKEV encoded by the exons ATGGCGCAGAATATCAACCCGGAACGTGCTGCTTCCTCAAACCCGTCGAAACAGAGTGATGAAACTCTCATCAATAACAATAATCATGCAGTTAGTAAAAG ACTCCAGAAAGAGCTGATGGCTTTAATGATGTCCTcagaaaaaactatttcagcCTTCCCGGAGGGCGAGAATTTTTTCAAATGGATAGGAACCATATGCGGTCCGGAGGGCACTGTTTACAAGGGCCAGAAGTACAAGCTGCTGTTGGAGTTTCCAAATTCTTACCCATACTCGGCGCCCAATGTAAAATTCTTAACACCCTGCTTCCACCCCAATGTGGACCTGAGCGGTTCGATTTGCTTAGACATCCTGAAGGACAAATGGTCTGCCCTGTATGACGTGCGGACGATTTTGCTCTCCATCCAGTCGCTGCTGGGAGAGCCCAATAACGACAGCCCGCTAAATTCGCAAGCCTCCCAGATGTGGCCTAATCAAGCTGAGTATAAGAAATATTTAGACGATTTC